GCTGGTGGTCAGGCCCAGGAAGAAGGCGAAGGCGACGCGCCGCCCGGGCCCGCGGTTGGGCGCCACGGCGTGGAAGTGGCCGGGGTGGAACAGCAGTCCGTCACCCACGTGCGGCGGCAGTTCCACGCGCTGGCGGCCCTCGACGGCGCCCGGGCCGTAGCCGTACGCGTCACGGTGGCGTTCGTCGTCCGGGTCCCAGCGGTGCCGCCACACGGTGGTGGCCCCGCCGTCGGCGACACTCACGTACAGGTTGAACGCGAGCTGCGCGACGACGTGCTGGTCGAAGAGCCCGCCGGGGAACTCGCGGTTGATGTCGTCGTAGTGCGTCAGCAGTCCGGCGTTGATCTCCCGCAGGGTCCCGCCGAAGGTCGCCCGGCCGCCGACGGTCGCGGGCACCACGGCGGCGCCCCAGGCGGCGCCGAGGCGGGCGAGGGAGATCGCCACGGGGTCCGGGCGGATCCCGGCCCGGTGCCACTCGGCGCGCGCCGCGTCGGCCTCCGCCCAGTAGCGGTCGGCGTCGAGCGTGCCGCCGGGCAGGCGGTGGTCGTTGAGCGCGGGTCCGAAGCGCAGCACCGGCGTCGGTACGCGGCCCGGGTCGTAGGGCGTGGTGTGCAGCCGGTCCAGGGCCGCGGTCACGGACCGGCAGGTGGCGGGGTCGAGGAACCCCGGGACCCGTACGGCGGCGAGGGTCCCCGCCGCGAGACGGGCCAGGTGTCCGCCGGTGAACGCGGGGGCCTCCGCGACGGTGAACAGCGGGTCGGGCGGGGCGGGCGCCTCGGTGGGCGCCGTCGGTGCGGTGACCATCTCGCCTCCTCGGCCGGAGGGGGTACGACTCGGGGCACGCGGCTTGCGGCACGCGGCTTGCGGCACGCGGCTCGGGGCATGCGGCTCGGGCATGCGCTTGAGGGCATGCGGCACCCTCCGACCGTACGACGCACCGTCGCGACCTGCATGTCGGGGCGTCGCGGCGGGTGACGGCCCGTAGCCGAAATCACCCGTACGGGCTGAAGCCGCCCCCTACATTCGGTCCTCCGGAGCACACCGACAGGACGCCGCCGGAACGTCGGCGGGGGCACGGGAGGACAGCATGGGCGTGTTGGAGGGCAGGACCGCCGTCGTCACCGGAGGTTCGCGGGGGATCGGCCGGGGCGTGGTGGAGCGGCTCGCCCGCGACGGCGCGGAGGTGGTCTTCAACTACGCGCGGGACACGCGGGCCGCCGAGGACGTGGTGCGGACCGTGCGGGCGGCGGGCGGCAGCGCCCGGGCGGTGCGGCTGGACCTGGCGGAGGCGGGCGCGGCCGAGGAGTTGATGCGGACGGCGTCAAAGGAGTCGGCGGCCGGCCCGGTGCGGATCCTCGTGAACAACGCGGCGGTGAACTTCACGCCGACCCCGCTGGACGAGACCGGCGACGAGCTGTTCGACCGGGTGCTGGCGGTGAACGCCCGCGCGGCGTTCCTGACGGTCCGGTACGCGGCGCGGTACATGCCGGAGGGCGGGCGGATCGTCAACGTCTCCACCCTCAACACCAGCCGCCCGGGACGGGGCATC
This portion of the Streptomyces changanensis genome encodes:
- a CDS encoding phytanoyl-CoA dioxygenase family protein translates to MVTAPTAPTEAPAPPDPLFTVAEAPAFTGGHLARLAAGTLAAVRVPGFLDPATCRSVTAALDRLHTTPYDPGRVPTPVLRFGPALNDHRLPGGTLDADRYWAEADAARAEWHRAGIRPDPVAISLARLGAAWGAAVVPATVGGRATFGGTLREINAGLLTHYDDINREFPGGLFDQHVVAQLAFNLYVSVADGGATTVWRHRWDPDDERHRDAYGYGPGAVEGRQRVELPPHVGDGLLFHPGHFHAVAPNRGPGRRVAFAFFLGLTTSGHLVVWS
- a CDS encoding SDR family NAD(P)-dependent oxidoreductase, translating into MGVLEGRTAVVTGGSRGIGRGVVERLARDGAEVVFNYARDTRAAEDVVRTVRAAGGSARAVRLDLAEAGAAEELMRTASKESAAGPVRILVNNAAVNFTPTPLDETGDELFDRVLAVNARAAFLTVRYAARYMPEGGRIVNVSTLNTSRPGRGIAPYMMSKGALEQLTAAAAQELGPRGITVNTVSPGATDTDLLRGTNPPEALDMAVGLTPLGRLGEPADIAAVVAFLAGPDGGWVTGQNIRATGGLG